GCATTCTGGAAGTTCCGGTCGGTCCGGAACTGAAAGGCCGCGTGGTCAACACGCTGGGCGAGCCCATCGATGGCAAGGGCCCGGTCAACGCCAAGGAAACCGACATCATCGAAAAAGTGGCGCCTGGCGTTATCGCCCGCCGCTCGGTGTCGCAACCGCTGCAAACCGGCGTCAAGGCTATCGACTCGATGGTTCCCATCGGCCGTGGCCAGCGCGAACTGATCATTGGCGACCGCCAGACCGGCAAGACCGCCGTGGCCGTCGACACGATCATCAGCCAGAAGGGCAAGGGCGTCACCTGCGTGTACGTCGCTATCGGCCAGAAGGCTTCGACGATCAACAACGTCGTTCGCAAGCTCGAAGAACACGGCGCGATGGAATACACCATCGTCGTGGCCGCCTCGGCTTCCGACTCCGCCGCCATGCAGTACCTGGCCGCCTACGCCGGCTGCACGATGGGCGAATACTTCCGCGATCGTGGCGAAGACGCCCTGATCGTTTATGACGATCTGACCAAGCAAGCCTGGGCATACCGCCAGGTCTCGCTGCTGCTGCGCCGTCCGCCGGGCCGCGAAGCCTACCCGGGCGACGTGTTCTACCTGCACTCGCGCCTGCTGGAACGTGCTGCTCGCGTCAACGAAGAGTACGTCGAGAAGTTCACCGAAGGCGCCGTCAAGGGCAAGACCGGCTCGCTGACCGCGCTGCCGATCATCGAAACCCAGGCAGGCGACGTGTCGGCCTTCGTTCCGACCAACGTGATCTCGATCACCGACGGCCAGATCTTCCTGGAAACCGACCTGTTCAACGCCGGTGTCCGCCCCGCAATCAACGCCGGTATCTCGGTGTCGCGCGTCGGTGGCGCTGCCCAGACCAAGGTCGTCAAGAAGCTGTCCGGCGGTATCCGTACCGACTTGGCGCAGTACCGTGAACTGGCCGCCTTCGCGCAGTTCGCCTCCGACCTGGACGACGCCACCCGTCGCCAGCTCGAGCGCGGCAAGCGCGTCGTTGAACTGCTCAAGCAGCCGCAATACCAGCCGCTGCAAGTGTGGGAACTGGCCGTCACGCTGTACACGGTCAACAACGGCTACCT
The DNA window shown above is from Achromobacter spanius and carries:
- the atpA gene encoding F0F1 ATP synthase subunit alpha; this translates as MQLNPSEISELLKSRIEGLGASADVRTQGTVVSVTDGITRIHGLSDVMQGEMLEFPNNVFGLALNLERDSVGAVILGDYTGVSEGDQVKTTGRILEVPVGPELKGRVVNTLGEPIDGKGPVNAKETDIIEKVAPGVIARRSVSQPLQTGVKAIDSMVPIGRGQRELIIGDRQTGKTAVAVDTIISQKGKGVTCVYVAIGQKASTINNVVRKLEEHGAMEYTIVVAASASDSAAMQYLAAYAGCTMGEYFRDRGEDALIVYDDLTKQAWAYRQVSLLLRRPPGREAYPGDVFYLHSRLLERAARVNEEYVEKFTEGAVKGKTGSLTALPIIETQAGDVSAFVPTNVISITDGQIFLETDLFNAGVRPAINAGISVSRVGGAAQTKVVKKLSGGIRTDLAQYRELAAFAQFASDLDDATRRQLERGKRVVELLKQPQYQPLQVWELAVTLYTVNNGYLDDVDVAQVLSFEKSLKDQLKSKHAALIQRIEDTKELSKDDEAELAAAVQEFKKHGAF